One Acidobacteriota bacterium DNA segment encodes these proteins:
- a CDS encoding carboxypeptidase-like regulatory domain-containing protein, whose amino-acid sequence MAANGFIQLAALPAGVYSLEVTRPGYVPTVESPLEVWEKKEVRLRDPIVLERPLTLDVVVTPPLDWLDRPWKLRLSRASRLTGTYDGMPVFDGPIDERGQARIPDQSAGIYTLQIIDSVGNPLFGELDREISGLGKAEIRIDLDLLVVRGTLTYQEEPVTASLWFGLRYGGIRSEMAADLEGNFSGVLPNPGWWIAEIDAPSIGVTGYWVQVEVEPDSRGEAEVEIALPDTEVTGRVVDGDGLPVAGAEVIVGTSRWGRETETDAEGAFRIAVLEPGPAGISASHRRAGVERTSDAQEILIDEEQPTPPVELVLRDRKAFQGRVFSERGPVPGALVAVGTIEPREAAGQQETRSDVEGRFSVDLPSKSQRLRAIVAPPGHALRAFDLSVADTLELAVPVIGGTVVLGLDLNVDPHSAREFEGWLLYQDGLALPDSVLRQWTRGHGMTWGAGTGELLIPQLAPGLYRLCRLPKGRFLGWEPPTPIACDEGFLSPGGRLRLELPRTSK is encoded by the coding sequence GTGGCCGCGAACGGTTTTATCCAACTCGCAGCCTTGCCGGCAGGCGTGTACTCGCTGGAGGTGACGAGACCGGGCTACGTCCCGACGGTCGAAAGTCCCCTGGAAGTATGGGAGAAAAAAGAGGTGCGGTTGCGCGATCCCATCGTCCTCGAACGTCCTTTGACCCTGGATGTGGTGGTCACGCCGCCTCTCGACTGGCTGGATCGACCATGGAAGTTGCGCCTCTCTCGTGCTTCGCGGCTCACCGGCACCTATGACGGAATGCCGGTTTTCGACGGCCCTATCGACGAGAGGGGGCAAGCCCGAATTCCCGACCAATCGGCTGGAATATACACGTTGCAGATCATCGACTCGGTTGGGAATCCATTGTTCGGCGAGCTCGATCGCGAGATCAGCGGGCTGGGGAAAGCTGAGATCCGCATCGATCTCGACCTATTGGTGGTGCGCGGAACTCTTACCTACCAAGAGGAGCCGGTGACCGCCAGTCTTTGGTTTGGGCTTCGGTATGGCGGTATCCGTAGCGAAATGGCCGCGGATCTCGAAGGGAACTTCAGCGGCGTGCTGCCGAATCCCGGCTGGTGGATCGCGGAGATCGACGCTCCGAGCATCGGCGTCACAGGGTACTGGGTGCAGGTCGAAGTGGAACCCGATTCGCGCGGCGAAGCCGAGGTAGAGATCGCCCTGCCCGATACGGAGGTCACGGGCCGGGTGGTCGATGGTGACGGACTTCCCGTGGCTGGCGCGGAAGTGATCGTGGGTACCTCTAGGTGGGGCCGTGAGACGGAGACGGACGCTGAAGGAGCCTTTCGGATCGCCGTTCTCGAGCCCGGCCCGGCGGGTATCTCAGCCAGCCACCGGCGGGCTGGCGTCGAGCGCACGAGTGATGCCCAGGAGATCCTCATCGACGAGGAGCAGCCGACTCCCCCGGTGGAGCTTGTGTTGCGGGATCGCAAGGCGTTCCAGGGGCGGGTGTTTTCCGAGCGCGGGCCGGTACCTGGGGCCCTTGTGGCTGTAGGCACCATCGAACCCCGGGAGGCCGCCGGGCAGCAGGAAACTCGATCCGACGTCGAGGGCCGCTTTTCGGTCGACTTGCCATCGAAGAGTCAGCGTCTCCGGGCAATTGTCGCACCGCCGGGCCATGCCCTTCGGGCCTTCGATCTGTCGGTTGCCGACACGTTGGAGTTGGCGGTTCCGGTGATCGGGGGAACCGTGGTCCTGGGTTTGGACCTCAACGTCGATCCCCACAGCGCCCGCGAGTTCGAAGGGTGGCTGTTGTATCAGGATGGACTTGCCTTGCCCGATTCGGTTCTTCGCCAGTGGACGCGCGGTCACGGCATGACCTGGGGGGCTGGGACTGGAGAACTGCTAATTCCTCAACTTGCCCCGGGGCTCTACCGCCTCTGTCGCCTGCCGAAAGGCCGCTTCTTGGGTTGGGAGCCGCCCACGCCGATCGCTTGCGACGAGGGCTTTCTCTCACCAGGCGGTCGGCTCAGACTGGAGCTGCCCCGGACTTCCAAGTAG
- the hemW gene encoding radical SAM family heme chaperone HemW gives MLASAPVDPGLYVHVPFCSAVCPYCDFAVMVGGERRRQLFVEVLSREIALRAATVSSWRFDTLYFGGGTPSALAPERLAEILRELRGVFSFAAGHRTFFEANPEDVTEESLAAWRELGVDTLSLGVQSFDPEALSFLGRRHGPEVARRSVERAVEAGFRTVSVDLIFGLEGQTEERWRRDLETAVALAPQHVSCYQLTIHRGTPFARRQAAGTLREMEEGEQARLFALTHEVLSAGAFEAYEVSNFARGPEHRSAHNRKYWDHTPYLGLGPSAHSFDGRRRSWNERRLSPWRGHIERGEIPEAGHEELALAELALERLMLALRTPAGLDLGDFERRYGVDLAAANGPRFAAWMEEGLIRDEPGRLAPTRAGLAVADGLVREIELPSVP, from the coding sequence ATGCTCGCCTCGGCGCCGGTCGATCCCGGCCTCTACGTCCACGTTCCCTTCTGCTCGGCGGTCTGTCCGTACTGCGACTTCGCCGTGATGGTGGGTGGGGAGCGGCGGCGGCAGCTCTTCGTCGAGGTGCTCTCCCGGGAGATTGCCCTACGGGCGGCGACGGTTTCTTCTTGGCGCTTCGACACCCTCTACTTTGGGGGCGGCACCCCGTCGGCGCTGGCGCCGGAGCGGCTGGCGGAGATTCTGCGGGAGCTACGCGGGGTCTTCTCCTTCGCGGCGGGTCACCGCACGTTCTTCGAAGCCAATCCCGAGGACGTGACCGAGGAGTCCCTCGCCGCCTGGCGCGAGCTGGGAGTGGATACCCTGAGCCTGGGAGTCCAGTCCTTTGATCCCGAAGCGCTCTCGTTCCTCGGCCGCCGGCACGGTCCGGAGGTGGCGCGGCGATCCGTGGAACGTGCCGTGGAGGCTGGTTTCCGGACGGTGTCGGTGGATCTCATCTTCGGTCTCGAAGGTCAGACCGAGGAGCGCTGGCGTCGGGATCTGGAGACCGCCGTCGCCCTCGCCCCGCAGCACGTTTCCTGCTACCAGCTCACCATCCACCGAGGGACGCCCTTCGCCCGCCGGCAGGCGGCCGGTACCCTGCGGGAGATGGAGGAAGGGGAGCAGGCCAGGCTCTTCGCCCTGACCCACGAGGTGCTCTCCGCCGGTGCCTTCGAGGCCTACGAGGTATCGAACTTTGCCCGCGGGCCGGAACATCGCTCGGCCCACAACCGGAAGTACTGGGACCACACGCCGTATCTCGGCCTCGGCCCTTCGGCCCACTCCTTCGATGGCCGTCGCCGAAGCTGGAATGAGCGCCGCCTGAGCCCCTGGCGCGGGCATATCGAGCGGGGCGAGATTCCCGAAGCAGGTCACGAGGAGTTGGCGCTCGCCGAACTGGCCCTGGAGCGGCTGATGCTCGCCCTGCGCACTCCCGCGGGGCTCGATCTCGGCGACTTTGAGCGGCGCTACGGAGTGGACCTGGCGGCCGCTAACGGCCCCCGTTTCGCCGCCTGGATGGAAGAGGGGTTGATCCGCGATGAGCCGGGCCGCCTCGCCCCCACACGCGCCGGTCTGGCGGTGGCGGACGGCCTGGTGCGGGAGATCGAGCTGCCCTCGGTGCCCTAG
- a CDS encoding DMT family transporter, whose amino-acid sequence MPAPPIPPFPHAGELAALGTAGCWVLTALSFEAAGKRIGSLTVNLLRLPMAIALGAGAGWFLRGQALPLDASGHAWLWLSISGLVGFTFGDLCLFRAFVVIGPRLSTLMMALAPPLTVVIGWWLLGEVLSPRNLLGMTLTVFGVGWAVLERRRSGTAEHATPAATRNIGWGVLLGLGGALGQAGGLVLSKLGMGEYDPFAATQIRVLAGTAGYLVLFTLLGRWGRVVYALGERRALGHTAIGAFFGPFLGVSLSLLAIRYTATGVAASLMATTPILIIPVVVLLGKERVGPGGWLGAGLAVLGVVLLFD is encoded by the coding sequence ATGCCCGCGCCTCCGATCCCGCCCTTCCCCCACGCCGGCGAGCTGGCCGCCCTCGGCACCGCCGGCTGCTGGGTGCTGACGGCTCTCTCCTTCGAAGCCGCCGGCAAGCGCATCGGCTCGCTCACCGTCAACCTCTTGCGGCTGCCGATGGCGATCGCCCTGGGCGCCGGCGCCGGCTGGTTCCTGCGCGGCCAGGCGCTGCCCCTCGATGCCTCCGGTCACGCCTGGCTCTGGCTGTCGATCTCGGGCCTGGTGGGCTTCACCTTCGGCGACCTCTGCCTGTTCCGCGCCTTCGTGGTGATCGGTCCGCGACTCTCCACCCTGATGATGGCGCTGGCACCGCCGCTGACGGTGGTGATCGGTTGGTGGCTGCTGGGCGAGGTGCTCTCGCCGCGGAATCTGCTGGGCATGACCCTGACGGTCTTCGGCGTGGGCTGGGCGGTGCTCGAGCGGCGCCGATCCGGCACTGCCGAGCACGCGACGCCGGCGGCCACTCGCAACATCGGCTGGGGCGTACTCCTCGGCCTGGGCGGCGCCTTGGGACAAGCCGGCGGTTTGGTCCTGAGCAAACTCGGCATGGGCGAATACGACCCCTTCGCCGCCACCCAGATCCGCGTGCTGGCGGGCACCGCCGGCTACCTGGTGTTGTTCACCCTGCTCGGCCGATGGGGTCGGGTGGTCTACGCCCTCGGCGAGCGGCGCGCCCTCGGCCATACGGCGATTGGCGCCTTCTTCGGCCCCTTCCTCGGGGTGTCCCTATCGCTCCTCGCCATTCGCTACACGGCCACCGGCGTCGCCGCCAGCCTGATGGCGACGACGCCCATTCTCATCATCCCCGTCGTCGTCCTCCTCGGGAAAGAAAGAGTCGGCCCGGGCGGCTGGCTGGGGGCGGGACTGGCGGTGCTCGGAGTGGTGTTGCTCTTCGACTGA